One part of the Vicia villosa cultivar HV-30 ecotype Madison, WI linkage group LG6, Vvil1.0, whole genome shotgun sequence genome encodes these proteins:
- the LOC131613650 gene encoding zinc finger CCCH domain-containing protein 39-like, which translates to MKNILLKTCNCTKFGFGSCRNSENCNFAHGVEEIRQPPPIWKELVGPRTEEQLQLGGNWNDDQKIIHKINLCKKYCSGEECPYGDKCSFLHENPAKFRDDSWKKESYAAVIRTYC; encoded by the coding sequence ATGAAAAACATTTTACTAAAGACCTGCAATTGTACCAAGTTTGGATTTGGTAGCTGTAGAAACAGTGAAAATTGTAATTTTGCACATGGGGTTGAAGAGATAAGGCAGCCACCACCAATTTGGAAGGAGCTTGTCGGTCCTCGTACTGAAGAGCAGTTGCAATTGGGCGGGAATTGGAATGATGACCAGAAAATCATTCATAAGATTAATCTTTGCAAGAAGTATTGCAGTGGTGAGGAGTGTCCTTATGGTGATAAGTGTAGCTTTCTTCATGAGAATCCTGCTAAGTTTAGGGATGACTCTTGGAAAAAAGAGTCCTATGCGGCCGTCATTAGAACTTATTGTTGA